One segment of Desulfovibrio sp. JC010 DNA contains the following:
- a CDS encoding response regulator → MSEGFEPDLFLTEFVHECREAVELAVQDVLNLEEKQDQDSIDRIFRVLHSIKGNSSMMGYMDLSKFVHKVEDACSDIRSGQREIDREVISVLLKSFDLVEEAFEAIFEEGHDKIDYSGGYNLFGAAGDSALKPQSASSEPAIPEPVEKKQPEASVPEGSVAEPVEPVAESAVGVIEVRKDPTALIVDDDFANRKILSTFLSKYMPCYVAKDGVEAIQAVSESLSGNAPRFDVIMLDIMMPNIDGLQACKAIRQMERGSNADAFGKESKIFIVSSLDDDKTIHKAVYECQADSYIVKPVMFENLKKQLARFKLIAP, encoded by the coding sequence ATGAGTGAAGGATTTGAACCGGATCTGTTTCTGACTGAATTTGTACATGAGTGCCGTGAAGCTGTTGAGCTGGCGGTTCAGGACGTGCTTAATCTTGAAGAAAAGCAGGATCAGGATTCCATAGACCGTATCTTCAGGGTTTTACACAGCATTAAAGGTAATTCTTCCATGATGGGCTATATGGATTTATCCAAGTTTGTCCATAAGGTGGAGGATGCCTGTTCCGATATCCGTTCCGGTCAAAGGGAGATCGATAGGGAAGTTATCTCCGTGCTGCTTAAGAGTTTTGATCTGGTGGAAGAGGCTTTTGAAGCCATATTTGAAGAGGGGCATGATAAGATTGATTACAGCGGCGGCTACAATTTGTTCGGTGCTGCCGGGGATTCTGCCTTAAAACCGCAATCCGCTTCTTCCGAACCTGCCATACCCGAGCCTGTAGAAAAGAAACAACCCGAAGCATCTGTCCCGGAAGGGAGCGTTGCCGAACCGGTTGAGCCTGTTGCCGAGTCGGCAGTAGGTGTAATTGAGGTCAGAAAAGATCCCACCGCGCTGATCGTTGACGATGATTTTGCCAACCGTAAGATTCTGAGTACTTTTCTGTCCAAGTATATGCCCTGTTATGTGGCAAAGGACGGTGTTGAGGCTATTCAGGCTGTTTCGGAAAGTCTTTCCGGTAATGCTCCCCGTTTCGATGTGATCATGCTCGATATCATGATGCCCAATATCGACGGGTTGCAGGCATGTAAAGCCATCCGTCAGATGGAGCGCGGCAGCAATGCTGATGCCTTCGGCAAAGAATCCAAAATTTTCATCGTCAGCAGTCTGGATGACGATAAGACCATCCACAAGGCTGTCTACGAGTGTCAGGCCGACAGTTATATTGTAAAACCGGTCATGTTTGAGAATTTGAAGAAGCAGTTGGCGCGTTTTAAGTTGATTGCGCCTTAA
- a CDS encoding HD domain-containing phosphohydrolase, with amino-acid sequence MKQVLIVDDTVENLQVLMEALKGEYAVVTAKNGEKALELAVNKPRPDIILLDIMMPGMNGYEVCERLKADVRTKDIPVIFITVLMEEEDEARGLALGAVDYIVKPFCPDLVKARVKNQLDLKEHKDHLERLVKERTKELALVKKVTIECLATLAEWRDPETGGHIARTQNYVKILAEHAMKREEFASELNEELIETLYLSAPLHDVGKVGVADAILLKPGKLTDEEFEEMKKHSQYGCDALAGAENTLGGNSFLHHAREIAFYHHEKWDGTGYPKGTSGEDIPLSARIMAIADVYDALISKRVYKDPFPHSKAVKIIAEGRGTHFDPRLTDIFLDIQEEFRGIALEFADFDEERETLKQ; translated from the coding sequence ATGAAACAGGTACTTATTGTTGATGACACCGTGGAGAACTTACAGGTTCTTATGGAGGCCCTTAAGGGCGAATATGCCGTTGTTACCGCCAAGAACGGGGAAAAGGCTCTTGAACTGGCTGTGAATAAGCCCCGGCCGGACATCATCCTGCTGGATATCATGATGCCGGGAATGAACGGCTACGAGGTCTGCGAAAGATTGAAGGCCGATGTGCGCACAAAGGATATTCCGGTCATCTTCATCACCGTGCTTATGGAAGAAGAGGACGAGGCCAGAGGTCTGGCTCTTGGGGCTGTGGATTACATTGTGAAGCCTTTTTGCCCGGATCTCGTAAAGGCAAGGGTCAAGAACCAGCTGGATCTCAAGGAGCATAAGGATCATCTTGAAAGGCTGGTTAAAGAGCGTACCAAAGAGCTTGCTCTGGTCAAGAAGGTGACCATCGAATGCCTCGCCACTTTGGCTGAATGGCGGGATCCTGAAACAGGTGGGCACATTGCCCGGACCCAGAACTATGTAAAGATTCTGGCTGAACATGCCATGAAACGGGAAGAGTTCGCTTCCGAGCTCAATGAGGAATTGATTGAAACCCTCTATCTTTCCGCTCCGCTGCATGATGTGGGCAAGGTCGGCGTTGCCGATGCCATTCTGCTCAAGCCGGGGAAGCTTACCGATGAAGAGTTTGAAGAAATGAAGAAGCATTCCCAGTACGGTTGTGATGCCTTGGCCGGGGCGGAAAATACCCTTGGCGGAAACTCATTTTTGCATCACGCCCGCGAGATTGCTTTTTACCATCATGAAAAATGGGACGGAACAGGGTATCCCAAGGGAACTTCGGGTGAGGATATCCCCCTTTCCGCGCGGATAATGGCCATTGCCGATGTATATGATGCCTTGATTTCCAAAAGGGTTTACAAAGATCCTTTTCCGCATTCAAAGGCGGTAAAGATCATTGCCGAAGGACGCGGGACCCATTTTGATCCCCGGCTGACTGATATCTTTCTGGATATTCAGGAGGAGTTCAGGGGGATCGCCCTTGAGTTTGCTGATTTCGATGAGGAACGGGAAACCCTCAAACAATAA
- a CDS encoding response regulator produces MKILVAEDDFASRNFLQLFLRKYGEVDVAVNGAEALEVFKAATEENDPYQYVFMDIMMPEKNGLDAAREIREIEREFKVVPAKESVIIMVTALSDVKTVFEAFNKSEATDYITKPLTVEILTAKLKEIGLIKDE; encoded by the coding sequence ATGAAAATTTTGGTTGCTGAGGATGATTTTGCCTCCAGAAACTTCCTGCAGCTTTTTTTAAGAAAATACGGTGAAGTTGATGTTGCTGTGAACGGCGCAGAAGCTCTGGAGGTCTTCAAAGCCGCTACGGAGGAAAATGATCCATACCAGTACGTGTTCATGGACATTATGATGCCGGAGAAAAACGGACTGGATGCGGCCCGCGAAATCAGGGAGATCGAGAGGGAGTTCAAGGTTGTTCCGGCAAAGGAAAGTGTAATAATAATGGTAACTGCTTTGTCGGATGTTAAAACCGTATTTGAAGCTTTTAATAAAAGTGAAGCTACCGATTACATAACCAAACCCCTTACTGTTGAAATCCTGACAGCAAAGCTGAAGGAAATAGGATTGATTAAAGATGAGTGA
- a CDS encoding HAD family hydrolase, whose protein sequence is MECTLDFSAVIFDLDGTLLDTLGDIAAAANSALSRMGYPTHPVDAYRGFVGDGARTLAMRVLPEDKQNQEDYELFVPVLLKEFEEELNKHVRPYGGIPEVLREFLSAGKKIAILSNKPHEYAIEAVKMFLPGIDFFAVYGGRNDVPLKPEPDAALDLAEKMGVSPHQTLFVGDTDVDIRTGVNAGMISVGAGWGFRGEKELVQAGANIVLDTPADLVSLL, encoded by the coding sequence ATGGAATGTACACTTGATTTCTCCGCTGTAATTTTTGATTTGGACGGCACACTGCTGGACACTCTTGGTGATATTGCAGCTGCCGCTAATTCCGCTCTTTCGCGCATGGGTTACCCAACCCATCCGGTGGATGCCTACCGGGGATTTGTTGGCGACGGCGCAAGGACGCTCGCCATGCGTGTATTGCCTGAAGATAAACAGAATCAGGAGGATTATGAGCTCTTTGTTCCTGTCTTGCTTAAGGAATTCGAAGAGGAACTGAACAAGCATGTTCGCCCCTACGGAGGTATCCCAGAAGTGCTGCGGGAGTTCCTTTCCGCCGGGAAGAAAATTGCCATCCTGTCCAACAAGCCGCACGAGTATGCCATTGAGGCTGTTAAGATGTTTTTGCCGGGAATAGATTTTTTCGCTGTCTACGGCGGACGCAATGACGTTCCGCTCAAGCCCGAACCGGACGCTGCGCTTGATCTTGCGGAAAAAATGGGTGTTTCTCCGCATCAGACCCTGTTTGTGGGCGATACTGACGTGGATATCAGAACCGGGGTCAATGCGGGGATGATTTCAGTCGGCGCAGGTTGGGGCTTCCGAGGTGAAAAGGAACTTGTTCAGGCCGGGGCCAACATTGTTCTGGACACCCCGGCAGATCTGGTTTCGCTGCTCTAA
- a CDS encoding type II toxin-antitoxin system RelE/ParE family toxin has translation MPQLIFSAAATKDLKRIRQFLHTKDNEAAQRVGKTIARSLQQLAQLPESGRPVENMELEFREQIIGFGSTGYVALYRYDGFGPVVVLAIRHQKEAGFELDMLSKNFTE, from the coding sequence ATGCCACAGTTGATATTTTCCGCCGCTGCAACAAAAGACCTTAAACGTATTCGGCAATTCCTGCACACAAAAGACAACGAGGCAGCGCAAAGAGTAGGTAAAACTATAGCTCGGTCTTTGCAGCAATTGGCCCAACTTCCTGAATCAGGACGACCAGTTGAAAACATGGAACTTGAATTCCGTGAACAAATAATTGGTTTCGGTTCAACAGGTTATGTTGCTTTGTACAGATATGACGGATTTGGCCCAGTAGTGGTGTTAGCAATTCGCCATCAGAAAGAAGCTGGATTTGAGCTTGATATGTTGTCTAAAAATTTTACTGAGTAG
- a CDS encoding response regulator, giving the protein MLPKSATILIVDDHQAMRRTVADIMRMLGYFNLHYAEDGLMALDKLKENAATELVLLDWNMSRMSGLEFLREIRSIPKYEKLPVIMVTAEAEQELVVEAVSAGVTNYIVKPFTPITLEKKLREVFSS; this is encoded by the coding sequence ATGCTGCCAAAAAGCGCAACCATACTGATTGTTGATGATCATCAGGCCATGCGGCGTACCGTCGCGGATATTATGCGAATGCTGGGATATTTCAACCTGCATTATGCAGAAGACGGGCTTATGGCCCTTGATAAACTGAAGGAAAATGCAGCCACCGAACTGGTTCTTCTGGACTGGAACATGTCCAGAATGAGCGGATTGGAATTTCTGCGGGAAATCAGGTCCATACCGAAATATGAAAAACTGCCCGTAATCATGGTTACCGCCGAAGCGGAACAGGAACTGGTTGTGGAAGCTGTGTCCGCGGGTGTAACCAACTATATTGTAAAACCTTTCACTCCAATCACTCTTGAAAAAAAATTGCGGGAAGTCTTCTCAAGCTGA
- a CDS encoding ATP-binding protein, which produces MDDKLLINFQRQQIKTLQEEKAAAMDALDLARELGGIGLSREQPSLGKLLYDICIRANQMIPFKSCAVYLVDSETQDFVQARSYPELSDRGLEKEVDSLIADQSFAYALQSDGPVFFLDSTGNSHILLHSLATPYRVRGMFVGEMLQSKDEILDTTLKLFSVFLLSAVNALENCETHEFMRNHSQELERKVQQRTLELADAYDRMNVTLDGMQAGVMVVEAENHRIVDANPKALEMFGMEWEELIGQECFNVICTAFRGKCPIVDLGLKEKNGEYVIERKDGIQIPIQKTVSRVMIDGKLHMVENFIDISEQKKLLDLKEDVERIMRHDLKGPLNGIIGLPEVLLMDEDNPPTESQREILEYIQTSGYKLLNMINLSLDLYKMETGTYEYRPAVADIYSTVHSVLKDLVELSNYKKIVFKMQFDGKDVGGDFSFNVRCDEFLTYSLLSNLLKNAVEASPANEAITFAVSRTAGKILLRIHNMGEIPEDIRDTFFEKYVTAEKSGGTGLGTYSARLITETMGGSIYFETSREKGTSIFIELPLMA; this is translated from the coding sequence GTGGACGATAAACTGTTGATCAATTTTCAGCGGCAGCAGATTAAAACTCTGCAGGAGGAGAAAGCCGCGGCCATGGATGCCCTTGATCTGGCCCGTGAGCTGGGCGGGATCGGCCTTTCGCGGGAGCAGCCTTCATTAGGAAAGTTGCTGTATGATATATGTATCCGCGCCAACCAGATGATTCCGTTTAAATCCTGTGCGGTTTACCTTGTTGATAGTGAAACACAAGATTTTGTTCAGGCGCGTTCCTATCCGGAACTGTCGGATAGAGGGCTGGAAAAGGAGGTTGACTCCTTGATTGCGGATCAGTCTTTTGCTTATGCCCTGCAGTCTGACGGACCTGTCTTTTTTCTTGATTCAACAGGAAACAGCCATATCCTGCTGCACTCGCTGGCCACTCCGTACCGGGTTCGGGGAATGTTCGTGGGGGAGATGCTTCAGAGCAAGGATGAAATTCTGGACACAACCTTGAAACTATTTTCCGTGTTTCTGCTTTCTGCGGTCAATGCCCTTGAAAACTGCGAGACCCATGAGTTCATGCGCAATCACAGCCAGGAGTTGGAGCGCAAGGTTCAGCAGCGGACTCTGGAGCTTGCTGATGCATATGACCGGATGAATGTCACTCTGGACGGCATGCAGGCCGGAGTTATGGTGGTGGAAGCTGAAAACCACAGGATTGTTGATGCAAATCCCAAGGCTTTGGAAATGTTTGGGATGGAATGGGAAGAGCTGATCGGGCAGGAGTGCTTTAATGTGATCTGCACTGCGTTCAGGGGCAAATGCCCTATTGTTGATCTTGGGCTGAAGGAAAAAAACGGGGAGTATGTTATCGAACGCAAGGACGGAATTCAAATTCCGATCCAGAAAACCGTCAGCCGGGTCATGATCGACGGCAAGTTGCATATGGTTGAAAATTTTATTGATATCAGCGAGCAGAAAAAACTGCTTGACCTGAAAGAGGATGTAGAGCGCATCATGCGCCACGACCTGAAAGGGCCGCTGAACGGCATTATCGGCCTTCCGGAAGTCCTGCTCATGGATGAAGACAACCCTCCGACTGAAAGCCAGCGCGAGATTCTGGAGTATATACAGACCTCAGGTTACAAGTTGCTGAATATGATCAACCTTTCTCTTGACCTGTATAAAATGGAGACAGGTACCTATGAGTACCGCCCGGCGGTGGCGGATATATACAGCACTGTCCATTCTGTTCTCAAGGATCTGGTTGAACTGAGTAATTATAAAAAAATTGTTTTCAAAATGCAGTTTGACGGAAAGGATGTGGGCGGTGATTTTTCTTTCAATGTCCGTTGTGATGAATTTCTGACCTATTCACTTTTGTCCAATCTGTTGAAAAATGCAGTGGAGGCATCACCGGCAAATGAAGCAATTACCTTTGCTGTGAGCCGTACTGCAGGAAAAATCCTTTTACGGATTCATAATATGGGCGAAATCCCGGAAGATATACGTGATACTTTTTTTGAAAAATATGTAACAGCTGAAAAGTCCGGAGGAACCGGGCTGGGAACATATTCAGCAAGGCTTATCACCGAAACCATGGGCGGAAGCATTTATTTTGAAACCTCCCGGGAAAAAGGGACTTCAATTTTCATTGAACTGCCGCTCATGGCATAA
- a CDS encoding HDOD domain-containing protein: MKVFVGDIKTGMRLSEDVKGANGRFLLAAGTVIEEQHLRIFNIWGVSEVDVDSAGAEQDEELDPVILQIAGEYVDGLYAHADMTVPPMSLLRDVSLKHFAGELEKNNDLPQIISTGVLPEMPEAPLYPNVGAFLKNGISFVSFPDIYYKIVEALDDPGTTSESLADIISKDSGLSAKLISVVNSPLYGFSLPVESLSRAVSLVGTSGVCQLALSVSVMEAFKGGGNSLLSMASFWKHSLACAVFCRILAAQIPGVSQDKCFVAGMLHDIGLLILLEQYPVQVELTFVLSRELGLTCCEAESRVFGFDHCELAKEIFGLWNIPPSLTAAVAGHHGGELNEFCIESAICSVADSMALAMQYGADGLGFVNTPYHGAWDALGLPDGAVVTTILKANRQIADILAIFGG; the protein is encoded by the coding sequence ATGAAAGTTTTTGTAGGGGACATAAAAACAGGAATGCGTCTTTCTGAGGACGTGAAAGGTGCCAACGGCAGGTTTTTGCTGGCTGCGGGCACTGTCATTGAGGAACAGCATTTGCGCATTTTTAATATCTGGGGCGTCAGCGAGGTTGATGTTGATAGTGCGGGTGCTGAACAGGATGAAGAGCTGGACCCCGTAATATTGCAGATTGCCGGAGAATATGTAGACGGTCTTTATGCGCATGCTGATATGACAGTGCCGCCTATGAGTCTTTTGCGTGATGTCAGCCTGAAGCATTTTGCCGGTGAGCTTGAGAAAAACAATGACTTACCCCAGATTATTTCTACGGGTGTACTTCCTGAGATGCCGGAGGCCCCTCTTTACCCCAATGTGGGTGCTTTTTTGAAGAACGGTATTTCTTTCGTGTCGTTCCCGGATATTTATTACAAAATAGTAGAAGCTCTCGATGATCCCGGGACGACTTCTGAAAGTCTTGCGGATATTATCTCCAAGGATTCCGGTTTGAGTGCTAAACTGATCAGTGTCGTGAACAGCCCTCTGTATGGCTTCAGTCTGCCGGTGGAGTCCTTGAGCAGGGCAGTTTCCCTTGTGGGGACAAGTGGAGTGTGTCAGTTGGCTCTCAGTGTGTCGGTCATGGAGGCTTTTAAAGGCGGAGGCAACTCTTTGCTCTCCATGGCTTCTTTCTGGAAGCATTCTTTGGCATGTGCCGTTTTCTGTCGCATTCTTGCTGCACAGATCCCCGGCGTGTCTCAGGATAAATGTTTTGTTGCCGGGATGCTGCACGATATTGGGCTGCTTATACTGCTTGAACAATATCCGGTTCAGGTGGAGCTGACTTTTGTGTTGAGCAGGGAGCTTGGTTTGACCTGCTGTGAAGCTGAATCGAGGGTTTTCGGCTTTGATCATTGTGAGCTGGCAAAAGAAATTTTCGGGCTGTGGAATATTCCTCCCTCTCTTACGGCTGCAGTGGCCGGACATCATGGAGGAGAGCTGAATGAATTTTGTATTGAATCAGCTATCTGCTCCGTTGCAGACTCAATGGCTCTGGCAATGCAATACGGGGCTGACGGTCTTGGTTTTGTAAATACCCCGTATCATGGAGCTTGGGATGCTCTCGGTCTACCTGATGGTGCGGTTGTTACCACCATATTGAAAGCAAATCGTCAGATTGCGGATATCCTCGCTATTTTCGGAGGTTAG
- a CDS encoding hybrid sensor histidine kinase/response regulator: MSDKPTVLAVDDTPENLHILMDLLKDDYAILAAKDGEKGLKLARSKDPDIILLDVMMPGMDGYEVINRLKAEEKTKDIPVIFVTSLNEAGDETKGLALGAIDYITKPFNPDIVKARVRNHLELREAVRVREDVERIMRHDLKSPLTSVISLPQLILMSGEYDEHVKSMLARIEDAGYTLLSMVNMSTALFKMERGTYSFVPESMDMAAVVRKVFIGHEDTAQMRGIELVLEIEGTPAGPEQEFTVSAEELLCYSMLANLVGNAVDACPKGGDVRVSLQRMEGAVQISVRNPGEVPEDIKSRFFAKYATSGKDRGTGLGTYSAKLIAKAHGGSISMESVDGEVVVAVTIPQP; encoded by the coding sequence ATGAGCGACAAGCCCACCGTGCTGGCAGTGGATGATACCCCCGAAAACCTGCACATACTCATGGACCTGCTCAAGGATGATTACGCCATTCTCGCTGCCAAGGACGGGGAAAAGGGACTGAAGCTGGCCCGGTCCAAGGATCCGGATATCATTCTGCTTGATGTCATGATGCCGGGCATGGACGGTTACGAGGTCATCAACCGGCTTAAGGCCGAAGAAAAGACAAAGGATATTCCGGTTATTTTCGTTACTTCACTGAATGAGGCCGGGGACGAGACAAAGGGGCTTGCCCTTGGAGCCATTGATTATATCACCAAGCCTTTCAATCCGGACATCGTCAAAGCCCGGGTCAGGAACCATCTTGAACTCAGGGAAGCTGTCCGTGTGCGTGAAGACGTGGAACGCATCATGCGCCATGACCTGAAATCTCCGTTAACCAGCGTGATCAGCCTGCCTCAGTTAATCCTTATGTCCGGTGAGTATGATGAGCATGTTAAATCCATGCTCGCCCGTATTGAGGATGCCGGTTACACTCTGCTTTCCATGGTCAATATGTCTACTGCCCTGTTTAAGATGGAGCGTGGTACTTACAGTTTTGTCCCGGAATCAATGGATATGGCCGCTGTGGTGCGTAAGGTGTTTATCGGGCACGAGGACACTGCCCAGATGCGCGGGATTGAGCTTGTTCTTGAAATTGAGGGAACTCCGGCAGGACCGGAGCAGGAATTTACTGTTTCGGCAGAGGAGCTGCTTTGTTATTCCATGCTGGCTAATCTGGTGGGTAATGCTGTGGATGCCTGCCCCAAGGGTGGGGACGTCCGGGTCAGTCTGCAGCGGATGGAAGGAGCTGTGCAGATTTCAGTGCGTAATCCCGGAGAGGTGCCGGAAGATATCAAAAGTCGTTTTTTTGCAAAGTACGCCACATCCGGCAAAGACCGGGGAACCGGGCTGGGAACCTATTCGGCAAAGCTTATCGCCAAGGCCCACGGAGGCAGTATTTCCATGGAAAGCGTTGACGGTGAAGTTGTAGTAGCTGTCACCATTCCTCAGCCATAA